The following are encoded in a window of Halosolutus halophilus genomic DNA:
- a CDS encoding biotin transporter BioY codes for METEQSDVDLVGGETVRAVARAALLAALMGAAAFVSIPISAVPGTLQTLIVFLAALYLGPYWGGASMVLYLAVGAMGAPVFSGFSAGLGVLVGPTAGFLWTFPLGAVIAGFVIHRGGDLRDPASVPLPVVVAGLAIATAVIYVAGFGWYAWVTDTALAEAFAVVAAPLIPGDLLKMAAAIAIIRTGRIDIG; via the coding sequence ATGGAAACGGAACAGTCCGACGTCGATCTCGTGGGAGGCGAAACCGTCAGAGCCGTCGCTCGAGCCGCGTTACTTGCGGCGTTGATGGGCGCGGCCGCGTTCGTCTCGATCCCGATTTCGGCAGTCCCGGGGACGTTACAGACCTTGATCGTGTTTCTGGCCGCGCTCTATCTCGGCCCGTACTGGGGCGGGGCCTCGATGGTCCTCTACCTGGCGGTGGGAGCGATGGGTGCACCCGTCTTCTCCGGGTTCAGCGCCGGCCTCGGCGTGCTCGTCGGGCCAACTGCGGGGTTCCTCTGGACGTTCCCGCTCGGCGCCGTTATCGCTGGGTTCGTCATCCACCGCGGCGGCGACCTCCGCGACCCCGCGTCCGTCCCCCTGCCCGTCGTCGTCGCGGGGCTGGCGATCGCGACCGCGGTGATCTACGTCGCCGGCTTCGGCTGGTACGCCTGGGTCACCGACACGGCACTCGCCGAGGCGTTCGCGGTCGTCGCGGCGCCGCTGATCCCCGGCGATCTGCTCAAGATGGCCGCGGCGATCGCCATCATCCGAACCGGCCGCATCGACATCGGATGA
- a CDS encoding SRPBCC domain-containing protein, with amino-acid sequence MTDTETTEGRSITVSRIIEAPPKRVYEAFLDPDQLAQWLPPTGFSAEVHHLEPEVGGTYRMTFTGETEALAKYGLTFGGTYLELVPGERIVYTDEFETDEPEMTGEMTVTVTFEVVPEGTEVTVRHEGFPEATSPSDANEGWTDSLSNLAELVEGTS; translated from the coding sequence ATGACCGACACCGAGACGACCGAGGGACGGAGCATCACTGTGAGCCGCATCATCGAGGCGCCGCCCAAGCGGGTCTACGAAGCCTTCCTCGACCCGGACCAGCTCGCCCAGTGGCTCCCGCCGACCGGCTTCTCCGCCGAGGTCCACCACCTCGAGCCCGAGGTGGGCGGAACGTACCGCATGACGTTCACGGGCGAGACCGAGGCGCTCGCCAAGTACGGCTTGACCTTCGGCGGCACCTACCTGGAGCTAGTTCCTGGTGAACGCATCGTCTATACCGACGAATTCGAGACCGACGAGCCTGAGATGACCGGAGAGATGACGGTGACGGTTACCTTCGAGGTGGTCCCCGAGGGGACCGAGGTCACCGTCCGTCATGAGGGATTCCCCGAGGCCACTTCCCCGAGCGACGCCAACGAGGGGTGGACCGACTCGCTGTCGAACCTCGCGGAACTGGTGGAAGGGACATCGTGA
- a CDS encoding SRPBCC family protein, translated as MTESNTDAESKDNQLTIRRTFDAPRDRVYQAFTNPDELEQWFVPEGMEAAVHAIEPEPGGDFAVSWTTDENRIDNEGTFVEVVENERLVTVEEIEVGELRLSYEFRDVDDGTEVVVTQDFPGPVPDGASEGWAGILDNLKAVLTEP; from the coding sequence ATGACCGAAAGCAACACCGACGCGGAGAGCAAGGACAACCAACTGACCATCCGGCGGACGTTCGACGCCCCGCGCGACCGCGTCTACCAAGCGTTCACGAATCCCGACGAGCTGGAGCAGTGGTTCGTGCCAGAAGGTATGGAGGCGGCGGTCCACGCCATTGAGCCCGAACCTGGCGGCGACTTCGCCGTGAGCTGGACTACCGATGAGAATCGCATCGATAACGAGGGGACCTTCGTCGAGGTGGTCGAAAACGAGCGTCTCGTCACAGTCGAGGAGATCGAGGTGGGTGAACTGCGTCTCAGCTACGAGTTTCGGGACGTCGACGACGGCACGGAAGTCGTGGTCACGCAGGACTTCCCCGGTCCGGTGCCCGACGGCGCCTCCGAGGGCTGGGCGGGCATCCTCGACAATCTTAAAGCCGTGCTCACCGAGCCATGA
- a CDS encoding DUF7282 domain-containing protein, producing MTRSSATAAVVVLVAVGMATSMAALPLLGGGTGNVGDVGADTGGVVSAADGEPQFDRGSAVSGSDDGTAATALDREAATGATNPRLVSMEPTTASASDGGSATASLSQAQEDAVETGVQEGIDLVQSQGVEVTQEQEAAAIEGARESVARHQEASVEQVQEATKGAVHGTLIQQQRVEVEQVQSAVGGATDGALAQYQTVEASQMQSATWGATHGAIAQKQRVTVEQIQVATRGAAAGAASEAGDKDVREQPKIQEAAQGAAYGVLEQYQKITVEQRQRVSLEHVQNAAAGASAGALDGSTRAALEQEQDVDVEQRQRVTIKQVQKAAAGAAAGAIVQKQEVSVEQTQAAARGAGSGPLKQVQRVTVRQVQRISITQIQEASFGAAKGSITQSQEATVEQIQVAADGASQGVLVQQQEVSITQIQFAALGAAKGSIESAVQRQIVEVEQIQAAARGAGEGAVIQKQIVDVVQVQKLAEGTAGGVLVQHQEATIEQIQIAARSACQETARAVQFQRISVTQLQILSQETASDTAAFAVDEGVDDETELRQFAQTETEQELEEIDELEGAASIAFEDGESDGERVVVDEVDLSEGGFVAVYAGADVGLEPDAVLGVSEHLEAGTQEDVEIQLDEPIADDQPLVAAVHHDTDDDRTFDYAETDGEEDQPYVTSGGSPVLDTAIVEVGDGADEEEEAEAAEPEGTLSVADQTGDGETLTIEEANASVEYAIAAEYDGETVESETFEPNETIENESLDLDPPIEENTTVDVALVGPDDEELANETIEYAIADEADGDDEAPEASLTVENQTGDGTNLTVEAANASVEYALTVTDEDDQRIGETDPFVPGEPIENETVDLDPPLEDDATLDVEVVDEADEELANETIEYTVEEVESEATLSVADQEGDGTNLTVEAANASVEYALTVVDEDGQQIGEAGPFDPDETIESETVDLDPPLEDDATLEVAVVPAVDPEADPLATETIEYTVAEEFAVEYLDCSNAEVTGTFEEGDEIIVTTGFYESGADGNSVGEYAITVGEDVSAPFDGTLTYETGEEFAVAETEDGATVEVPSGDFGAAITGFASPDATPDEIDYPNPDAEQCILEVRPELPAIAVVETTPTDDGIDVTFGYENPNDAPLIVDSEFVEGTTVQEPIEELQPGENTFTVEWTPASDGERLVWEIDMTGYDYEDVLRAESATAGEIAPSDAGTGETGPADEPGEDAPPGPNDESNGETGPSDGADGPGAGDGPPDEPPGGGPDESPDEGPDDDPFGDPFDGVSGVGAT from the coding sequence ATGACACGATCGTCCGCGACGGCGGCAGTGGTGGTCCTCGTCGCCGTCGGAATGGCGACGAGCATGGCTGCCCTGCCGCTCCTCGGTGGTGGGACCGGGAACGTCGGTGACGTGGGAGCCGACACGGGCGGAGTCGTTTCGGCCGCCGACGGCGAACCACAGTTCGATCGCGGGTCGGCAGTCAGTGGGTCCGATGACGGTACGGCGGCCACCGCGCTTGATCGCGAGGCGGCGACCGGGGCGACGAACCCGCGACTGGTCTCGATGGAACCGACGACGGCGTCGGCGAGCGACGGCGGGAGTGCGACCGCGTCGCTCTCGCAAGCACAGGAAGACGCCGTCGAAACCGGCGTCCAGGAGGGGATCGACCTCGTCCAGTCCCAGGGCGTCGAGGTGACCCAGGAGCAGGAGGCCGCCGCGATCGAGGGGGCGCGCGAGTCGGTCGCCCGGCACCAGGAGGCCTCCGTCGAGCAGGTTCAGGAGGCGACGAAAGGGGCAGTCCACGGCACGCTGATCCAGCAACAGCGCGTCGAGGTCGAGCAGGTCCAGTCGGCGGTCGGCGGGGCCACCGACGGCGCGCTGGCCCAGTACCAGACGGTCGAAGCGAGCCAGATGCAGAGCGCGACGTGGGGGGCGACACACGGTGCGATCGCCCAGAAACAGCGCGTGACCGTCGAGCAGATTCAGGTGGCGACCCGCGGTGCCGCCGCCGGGGCCGCGAGCGAGGCCGGCGACAAAGACGTTCGGGAACAGCCGAAGATTCAGGAGGCGGCCCAGGGGGCGGCCTACGGCGTGCTCGAGCAGTACCAGAAGATTACGGTCGAGCAACGGCAGCGGGTCTCCCTGGAGCACGTCCAGAACGCTGCTGCCGGCGCGTCCGCGGGTGCGCTCGACGGGAGTACGAGGGCGGCACTCGAACAGGAGCAAGACGTCGACGTCGAACAGCGCCAGCGGGTGACGATCAAACAGGTCCAGAAGGCGGCCGCGGGCGCGGCGGCCGGCGCGATCGTCCAGAAACAGGAAGTCTCGGTCGAGCAGACCCAGGCGGCGGCACGCGGCGCCGGGAGCGGGCCGCTGAAACAGGTTCAGCGGGTCACCGTCCGGCAGGTCCAGCGGATCTCCATCACGCAGATCCAGGAGGCGTCCTTCGGCGCGGCGAAGGGGTCGATCACCCAGAGCCAGGAGGCGACGGTCGAGCAGATCCAGGTGGCGGCCGACGGGGCCTCTCAAGGTGTCCTCGTCCAGCAACAGGAGGTTTCGATCACGCAGATCCAGTTCGCCGCGCTCGGGGCCGCGAAGGGGTCGATCGAGTCGGCGGTTCAGCGCCAGATCGTCGAGGTCGAGCAGATCCAGGCCGCGGCACGCGGTGCCGGCGAAGGGGCGGTGATCCAGAAACAGATCGTCGACGTGGTCCAGGTGCAGAAACTCGCCGAGGGGACCGCCGGCGGCGTGCTCGTCCAGCACCAGGAGGCGACGATCGAGCAGATCCAGATCGCGGCCCGCAGCGCCTGCCAGGAGACGGCCCGTGCGGTCCAGTTCCAGCGGATCAGCGTCACGCAGCTACAGATCCTGAGCCAGGAGACGGCGTCCGACACGGCCGCCTTCGCCGTCGACGAGGGGGTCGACGACGAGACCGAACTCCGACAGTTCGCGCAGACCGAGACGGAACAGGAACTCGAGGAGATCGACGAACTCGAAGGTGCGGCGTCGATCGCCTTCGAGGACGGCGAGAGCGACGGCGAGCGCGTCGTCGTCGACGAGGTCGATCTCTCGGAGGGCGGCTTCGTGGCGGTCTACGCCGGCGCCGACGTCGGTCTCGAACCCGACGCCGTCCTCGGCGTCTCGGAGCACCTCGAGGCCGGCACGCAAGAGGACGTCGAGATCCAACTCGACGAACCGATCGCGGACGACCAGCCGCTGGTCGCCGCCGTCCACCACGATACGGACGACGACCGGACGTTCGACTACGCCGAAACCGACGGCGAGGAGGATCAGCCGTACGTGACTTCGGGCGGATCGCCCGTCCTCGACACGGCGATCGTCGAGGTCGGGGACGGCGCTGACGAAGAGGAGGAAGCCGAAGCGGCCGAACCCGAAGGGACGCTGTCGGTCGCCGACCAGACGGGCGACGGCGAGACGCTAACGATCGAGGAGGCGAACGCGTCCGTCGAGTACGCGATCGCCGCGGAGTACGACGGCGAGACCGTCGAGAGCGAGACGTTCGAGCCGAACGAGACGATCGAGAACGAGTCTCTCGATCTCGATCCGCCGATCGAGGAGAACACGACCGTCGACGTCGCGCTCGTCGGGCCGGACGACGAGGAACTGGCGAACGAGACGATCGAGTACGCGATCGCGGACGAGGCCGACGGAGACGACGAAGCGCCGGAGGCGTCGCTGACGGTCGAGAATCAGACGGGCGACGGCACGAACCTGACGGTCGAAGCGGCGAACGCCTCGGTCGAGTACGCCCTCACGGTGACCGACGAAGACGACCAGCGCATCGGCGAAACGGACCCGTTCGTTCCCGGGGAGCCGATCGAGAACGAGACGGTCGATCTCGACCCACCGCTCGAAGACGACGCGACGCTCGACGTCGAAGTCGTCGACGAAGCCGACGAGGAACTGGCAAACGAGACGATCGAGTACACGGTCGAGGAAGTCGAATCCGAAGCGACGCTATCGGTCGCGGATCAGGAGGGCGACGGCACGAACCTGACGGTCGAAGCGGCGAACGCCTCGGTCGAGTACGCGCTTACCGTCGTCGACGAGGACGGCCAGCAGATCGGCGAAGCAGGTCCGTTCGATCCGGACGAAACGATCGAGAGCGAGACGGTCGATCTCGACCCGCCGCTCGAAGACGACGCGACGCTCGAGGTCGCTGTCGTGCCCGCCGTCGATCCCGAGGCGGACCCCCTCGCGACCGAGACGATCGAGTACACCGTCGCCGAGGAGTTCGCCGTCGAGTACCTCGACTGTTCGAACGCCGAGGTGACCGGGACGTTCGAGGAGGGCGACGAGATTATCGTCACAACTGGCTTCTACGAGTCGGGCGCGGACGGCAATTCGGTCGGCGAGTACGCGATTACCGTCGGCGAGGACGTGTCGGCCCCGTTCGACGGGACGCTCACCTACGAGACCGGCGAGGAGTTCGCCGTCGCCGAGACGGAAGACGGGGCGACCGTCGAGGTTCCGTCGGGCGACTTCGGTGCCGCGATCACCGGCTTCGCCTCGCCGGACGCGACCCCCGACGAGATCGATTACCCGAACCCGGACGCCGAGCAGTGCATCCTCGAGGTCCGGCCGGAACTGCCCGCGATCGCCGTCGTGGAGACGACGCCGACCGACGACGGGATCGACGTGACCTTCGGCTACGAGAACCCGAACGACGCGCCCCTGATCGTCGACAGCGAGTTCGTCGAGGGGACGACGGTCCAGGAACCGATCGAGGAACTCCAGCCCGGAGAGAACACGTTCACCGTCGAGTGGACGCCCGCGTCCGACGGCGAACGACTCGTCTGGGAGATCGACATGACCGGGTACGATTACGAGGACGTGCTCAGGGCCGAGAGCGCAACTGCAGGAGAGATAGCGCCGTCAGACGCCGGGACTGGAGAAACAGGGCCGGCCGACGAACCGGGAGAAGACGCACCGCCCGGACCGAACGATGAGTCTAATGGGGAGACCGGTCCCAGCGACGGGGCCGACGGACCGGGTGCGGGTGACGGGCCGCCCGACGAACCTCCCGGCGGAGGTCCGGACGAATCTCCGGATGAGGGACCGGATGATGATCCGTTCGGCGACCCCTTCGACGGAGTTTCCGGCGTCGGGGCGACGTAA
- a CDS encoding HD domain-containing protein, which yields MTDELDSLLEWFELKDELRTGWVLRNIESPESVAAHSWGTTSLCLLYAERAHVDRQKAVTMSLVHDLGEARTGDVPTRAEDGKQNITASEKEAAERSAVTALLEPFDDGELLALWEEYEARNTPTSKFVKDMDLIDNCLQALKYERQNRYDDTEANDQFSEFDNLDEFFATAAPRFQTAVGEDLFERIKSEYEREIGRSCQL from the coding sequence ATGACCGACGAGCTAGACTCCTTGCTCGAATGGTTCGAGTTGAAGGACGAACTCCGCACGGGGTGGGTTCTGCGGAATATCGAGTCGCCGGAGTCAGTTGCGGCACACTCCTGGGGAACGACGTCGCTCTGTCTGCTTTACGCCGAACGAGCTCACGTCGATCGCCAGAAGGCGGTTACGATGTCGCTCGTTCACGATCTCGGCGAGGCACGGACGGGAGACGTCCCAACCCGTGCGGAAGACGGGAAACAGAACATCACCGCATCGGAGAAGGAAGCCGCCGAACGGAGCGCAGTCACCGCCCTCCTCGAGCCCTTCGACGACGGCGAGCTACTGGCGCTGTGGGAGGAATACGAGGCCCGTAACACCCCGACTTCGAAGTTCGTCAAGGACATGGATCTGATCGACAACTGTCTGCAAGCGCTCAAGTACGAGCGCCAGAACCGGTACGATGACACTGAAGCGAACGACCAGTTCTCCGAATTCGACAATCTGGACGAGTTCTTTGCCACTGCGGCCCCGCGCTTCCAGACGGCGGTAGGTGAGGACCTGTTCGAACGGATCAAATCGGAGTACGAACGGGAGATCGGACGCTCTTGTCAGCTTTGA
- a CDS encoding energy-coupling factor transporter transmembrane component T family protein, producing the protein MLTYDPDETIAHRLDPRSKLAVQMGFAATALAHTSPRALLVLSVVAALLLAAARVPLWRTLVAYRFALVILALAPIVAAMSLGAPWVDVDAGFASARASYRVLLVLLVSAAYVRSTPVRHSRAAIQRTIPGKPGQLLGIGVALVFRFLPVLRADLRTIQDAMAARLGTERSAVERASTIGVLGLERAFDRADRLSLALQARCFAWNPTLPALSFGRLDYPAIAIGVVLALSAFL; encoded by the coding sequence ATGCTTACGTACGACCCCGACGAAACGATCGCCCACCGGCTCGATCCCCGCTCCAAGCTCGCGGTTCAGATGGGATTCGCCGCGACGGCGCTGGCCCACACGAGTCCGCGCGCCCTTCTCGTTCTCTCCGTCGTGGCCGCGCTCCTCCTCGCGGCCGCGCGGGTCCCGCTGTGGCGGACGCTCGTCGCCTACCGCTTCGCGCTGGTGATTCTCGCGCTCGCCCCCATCGTCGCGGCGATGTCCCTCGGCGCGCCCTGGGTCGACGTCGACGCCGGGTTCGCGTCCGCTCGCGCGAGCTATCGCGTCCTGCTCGTCCTGCTCGTCAGCGCCGCCTACGTCCGATCGACGCCGGTTCGACACTCTCGCGCCGCGATCCAGCGCACGATCCCCGGCAAACCGGGTCAGCTACTCGGGATCGGCGTCGCGCTCGTCTTCCGATTCCTCCCGGTGCTCCGGGCCGACCTCCGGACGATTCAGGACGCCATGGCCGCCCGCCTCGGCACCGAACGGAGCGCCGTCGAGCGCGCCAGCACGATCGGCGTCCTCGGCCTCGAACGCGCGTTCGACCGCGCCGATCGACTCTCCCTGGCGCTCCAGGCGCGCTGTTTCGCGTGGAACCCGACGCTCCCGGCGCTGTCGTTCGGCCGCCTCGATTACCCCGCGATCGCGATCGGCGTCGTCCTCGCGCTCTCGGCGTTCCTGTAG
- a CDS encoding energy-coupling factor ABC transporter ATP-binding protein gives MIEFDAVSFGFEDVPVLEDVSLTIDDGEFVVLAGANGSGKTTLCRHCNGLLEPDSGTVRVDGTPVQDDLVGARSTVGMVFQHPRDQFVAATVGSDVAFGPENLGLPRAEIDRRVETALDAVNMGGRETDRIDALSGGEQSRVAIAGALAMDPSHLVLDEPFTGLDDPARRSVLDRLASLSNDGTGVVLATHDLRDVVSLADRVIAMRDGRVVVDGTPPGALDELADLPVRVPRSRRHHE, from the coding sequence ATGATCGAGTTTGACGCCGTCTCGTTCGGGTTCGAGGACGTGCCGGTCCTCGAGGACGTCTCCCTGACGATCGACGACGGCGAGTTCGTCGTGCTCGCGGGCGCGAACGGGAGCGGGAAGACCACCCTGTGCCGACACTGTAACGGCCTCCTCGAACCCGATTCGGGAACGGTCCGCGTCGACGGCACGCCCGTCCAGGACGACCTGGTGGGCGCTCGCTCGACCGTCGGGATGGTCTTCCAGCACCCGCGGGACCAGTTCGTGGCGGCGACCGTCGGCTCCGACGTCGCCTTCGGCCCCGAGAACCTCGGCCTCCCGCGTGCAGAGATCGATAGACGGGTCGAAACCGCTCTCGACGCGGTCAATATGGGTGGCCGCGAGACCGATCGGATCGACGCCCTCTCGGGCGGCGAGCAGTCCCGCGTGGCCATCGCGGGCGCGCTCGCGATGGACCCGTCCCACCTCGTCCTCGACGAACCGTTCACCGGGCTCGACGACCCCGCACGCCGATCCGTCCTCGATCGGCTCGCGTCGCTCTCGAACGACGGGACGGGGGTCGTCCTCGCGACCCACGACCTCCGCGACGTGGTCTCGCTGGCCGATCGCGTGATCGCCATGCGGGACGGCCGCGTCGTCGTGGACGGGACGCCCCCCGGAGCGCTCGACGAACTCGCCGACCTCCCGGTGCGGGTGCCACGCTCCCGGCGACACCACGAGTAG
- a CDS encoding ArsR/SmtB family transcription factor: protein MVEQPPDDLDLDTVFQALAHPIRRDILEQVADGPESVSNLAEPHDVSLAAVSKHLHVLEDAGLIDIEKDGRVRRCHLNAAPLSAAFGWLTRYRVFWEDRFDALAIHLEETEE, encoded by the coding sequence ATGGTTGAACAACCGCCGGACGACCTCGATCTCGACACGGTCTTCCAGGCACTGGCACATCCGATCCGTCGGGACATCCTCGAACAGGTGGCCGACGGACCGGAGAGCGTCAGCAACCTGGCCGAACCACACGACGTCTCCCTCGCCGCCGTCTCGAAGCACCTCCACGTACTGGAAGACGCCGGCCTGATCGACATCGAGAAGGACGGTCGCGTTCGCCGATGCCACCTGAATGCCGCGCCCCTGAGCGCCGCTTTTGGATGGCTTACCCGGTACCGCGTCTTCTGGGAGGACCGGTTCGACGCGCTGGCCATCCACCTGGAGGAAACAGAAGAATGA